Proteins encoded by one window of Gemmatimonas aurantiaca:
- the mraY gene encoding phospho-N-acetylmuramoyl-pentapeptide-transferase, protein MLYYLLQPLARDVRLFNLLNYITFRAAAAFVTALLVCFILGPAIIRRLRAMAVHQVVREGTPDTHAGKGTTPTMGGLIILAATFAPVLLWSRLSNRYVLLALAVTAWMGVIGFLDDYLKLKQKREGRKNEGLVERYKLAGQVLCGLGLGTYLLLSPISTLPGASTTLPFFKYVLVVPAVAWAAWLYIPWVTFILTGVSNAVNLTDGLDGLSSGLVAIAVLTLGLFAYLLGRVDTSAYLQVFYLRGAGELTVFCAAVVGACIGFLWYNAHPAQVFMGDTGSLALGGAVGAIAILLKSEFLLLFVGAVFFAETVSVILQRSVFKYRRKRYGLEYAQKHRVFRRAPLHHHFEMIGWPETQVVVRFWIIGILCAILALSTLKLR, encoded by the coding sequence GTGCTCTATTATCTGCTCCAGCCGCTGGCGCGCGACGTGCGCCTGTTCAATCTCCTGAACTACATCACGTTCCGCGCCGCCGCGGCTTTCGTGACGGCGTTGCTGGTCTGTTTCATTCTCGGTCCCGCCATCATCCGACGATTGCGGGCGATGGCCGTGCACCAGGTGGTGCGTGAAGGCACACCCGACACGCACGCCGGCAAAGGCACGACACCCACCATGGGTGGACTCATCATCCTGGCCGCGACCTTCGCGCCCGTGCTGCTCTGGTCCCGTCTCAGCAACCGTTATGTGTTGCTGGCTCTGGCCGTGACGGCGTGGATGGGGGTGATCGGTTTTCTCGACGACTATCTCAAGCTCAAGCAGAAGCGCGAGGGCCGGAAGAACGAAGGCCTGGTGGAGCGTTACAAGCTCGCCGGACAGGTGCTCTGTGGACTCGGTCTGGGCACGTACCTCCTGCTGTCGCCGATTTCCACGTTGCCTGGCGCGAGCACGACCCTGCCATTCTTCAAGTACGTGCTCGTGGTGCCGGCCGTGGCCTGGGCGGCGTGGCTCTACATTCCCTGGGTGACGTTCATTCTCACCGGTGTGAGCAACGCCGTGAATCTCACCGATGGACTCGATGGACTGTCCTCCGGACTCGTCGCCATCGCGGTGCTGACGCTGGGGTTGTTCGCCTACCTCCTGGGTCGTGTGGACACCAGCGCGTATCTGCAGGTGTTCTATCTGCGCGGCGCCGGCGAACTGACCGTGTTCTGCGCGGCCGTGGTGGGAGCCTGCATCGGCTTCCTGTGGTACAATGCCCACCCCGCGCAGGTCTTCATGGGCGACACGGGTTCGCTGGCACTCGGCGGTGCCGTGGGCGCCATCGCCATTCTGCTCAAGAGCGAATTCCTGCTGCTCTTCGTGGGCGCCGTGTTCTTCGCCGAAACGGTGTCGGTGATTCTGCAGCGCAGTGTGTTCAAGTATCGCCGCAAGCGTTACGGGCTCGAGTATGCGCAGAAACATCGCGTCTTCAGGCGGGCGCCATTGCATCATCATTTCGAGATGATCGGCTGGCCCGAGACGCAGGTGGTGGTGCGCTTCTGGATCATCGGCATCCTGTGCGCCATTCTGGCGCTCAGCACGCTCAAGCTGCGCTGA
- the vsr gene encoding DNA mismatch endonuclease Vsr, whose translation MPPNPRPRLDPLTVEQRSERMASIRNKNTGPELTVRRLVHRLGYRYRLHSPQLPGHPDIVFTKRRKIIFVHGCFWHQHGCGKYKMPRTRSAFWGAKLGRNRQRDREVRRRLGALGWKILVVWECQIKNLVRLEERLDTFLGTPN comes from the coding sequence ATGCCTCCGAATCCACGTCCAAGACTCGATCCTCTGACGGTGGAGCAGCGCAGCGAGCGAATGGCGAGCATACGGAATAAAAATACCGGTCCAGAACTCACGGTCCGGCGTTTGGTTCACCGACTGGGCTATCGCTACCGCCTTCACAGCCCTCAATTGCCCGGACACCCCGATATTGTCTTCACGAAACGCCGGAAAATCATCTTCGTACACGGATGCTTCTGGCACCAACATGGTTGCGGAAAGTACAAGATGCCGCGAACTCGTTCGGCGTTCTGGGGGGCGAAGCTCGGCCGGAACAGACAAAGGGACCGGGAAGTGCGCCGTCGCCTTGGTGCACTGGGCTGGAAAATCCTTGTCGTTTGGGAATGTCAAATCAAGAATCTGGTGCGCTTGGAAGAGCGGCTGGATACTTTTCTGGGAACCCCCAACTGA
- a CDS encoding DNA cytosine methyltransferase: protein MRSIELFTGAGGLALGLERAGWRHDTLIERDVHSCSTIQMNQSGGHPLTAGWRLFHEDVQNVDYSKLKKTVELVAGGPPCQPFSLGGKHRANMDRRDMFPEAVRAIREVKPRAFLFENVKGLLRQSFATYFNYVFLQLSYPLVGRLKSEDWESHLARLERVHTSGKDEGTSYRVVYRLLNAADYGIPQNRYRVFMVGFRSDLEKEWSFPKPTHSLDRLLWEQWVEGSYWDVHEVPQKRRPAPAMRYKARIDRLATDHRLSAPDGVRYETVRDAFVGLPDPRSKRHAFFNHEFRPGARAYPGHTGSSLDEPAKALKAGDHGVPGGENMVALPDGSCRYFSVRESARLQTFPDDYRFSGSWTEAMRQIGNAVPVELARVVGQSVLEQTLPRRK, encoded by the coding sequence ATGCGATCGATAGAACTGTTCACGGGCGCCGGCGGACTGGCTTTGGGCCTCGAGAGAGCGGGATGGAGGCACGATACGTTGATCGAGCGCGATGTCCATTCGTGCTCCACCATCCAGATGAACCAATCCGGCGGCCATCCCCTGACGGCTGGTTGGCGGTTGTTTCATGAAGATGTTCAAAATGTGGACTATTCGAAGCTCAAGAAGACCGTGGAACTGGTCGCGGGAGGCCCACCGTGTCAGCCCTTCTCCTTGGGCGGGAAGCACCGTGCGAACATGGACCGACGTGACATGTTTCCGGAGGCGGTAAGAGCCATTCGCGAAGTGAAGCCACGGGCATTTCTGTTCGAAAACGTCAAGGGGCTGCTCAGGCAAAGTTTTGCCACATACTTCAACTATGTGTTCCTTCAGCTCAGCTATCCGCTGGTTGGAAGGCTGAAGTCCGAGGATTGGGAGTCTCACCTCGCTCGACTCGAGCGCGTTCACACCAGTGGCAAGGACGAAGGTACTTCGTATCGGGTGGTGTATCGTCTTTTGAATGCTGCGGACTATGGGATCCCACAGAATCGATATCGGGTCTTCATGGTCGGCTTCCGATCAGACCTGGAAAAGGAATGGTCATTTCCCAAACCCACGCATTCGCTTGATCGTCTTCTTTGGGAGCAGTGGGTGGAGGGCTCATACTGGGATGTCCATGAGGTTCCCCAAAAGCGGCGACCGGCGCCCGCGATGCGCTACAAGGCACGTATTGACCGCTTGGCCACTGATCATCGTCTATCCGCACCGGATGGAGTGCGCTATGAGACGGTTCGAGATGCGTTCGTTGGACTTCCGGATCCACGAAGCAAGCGGCACGCCTTCTTCAATCACGAATTCAGGCCCGGTGCACGCGCATACCCCGGCCACACGGGCAGTTCACTTGATGAGCCTGCGAAGGCCCTCAAGGCGGGCGATCATGGAGTTCCCGGGGGGGAAAACATGGTTGCATTGCCTGATGGATCGTGCAGATACTTTTCGGTCCGGGAGAGTGCGAGGCTACAAACATTTCCTGATGACTACCGCTTCTCCGGCTCATGGACGGAAGCCATGAGACAAATTGGCAACGCAGTGCCCGTGGAACTGGCCAGAGTGGTAGGCCAGAGCGTGCTTGAACAAACGTTGCCGAGGCGCAAATGA
- the murD gene encoding UDP-N-acetylmuramoyl-L-alanine--D-glutamate ligase — MQSAARTVAQVVALRLAEHTGEFAVIGLGRSGVAAARLLRRGGLRVYASDRSSGEAVQRDAERLRAEGVDVDVGTHDLARIAQAAVVVASPGVPPTAAPLQAARAAGVPVVGEVEIALRLQPALHYIAVTGTNGKTTTTALIGHLLRALGLDAADVGNIGTPVSALALQDKPPAWAALEMSSFQLHDTPGLYPDVGVLTTLSPDHLDRYTDVDEYYADKERLFLNAVPQSRWVVTADNDAVRLMMQGVAGTCYRFSTQQATGVDAWYDRDTGMLHVLGAPFMPRDRVTLTGDHNVANVLAAVLAVMVADAAHTTPQARAQLAEAVSTFRAPPHRLEPVVDRNGLLWLDDSKATNVASTLVALAGMTRPTIVLLGGRHKGEPYTALVPELQRVAKVVLAYGEATGHIVGDLREALASTVPVEAMPSASFADVMARARALAAPGDVVLLSPACSSYDMFTNYEERGREFARLAESLT; from the coding sequence GTGCAGTCGGCAGCCCGCACGGTGGCTCAGGTGGTGGCCCTCCGGCTGGCCGAACACACGGGCGAGTTTGCCGTGATCGGATTGGGTCGCAGTGGTGTGGCGGCCGCGCGTCTGCTGCGACGTGGGGGATTGCGTGTCTACGCCTCCGACCGATCGTCGGGGGAGGCGGTGCAGCGGGACGCGGAACGATTGCGTGCCGAGGGTGTCGACGTGGATGTGGGCACGCACGATCTGGCGCGCATCGCGCAGGCGGCCGTGGTGGTGGCCAGCCCTGGGGTGCCACCCACGGCCGCGCCGTTGCAGGCCGCGCGTGCTGCCGGCGTGCCGGTGGTGGGCGAGGTGGAGATCGCCCTGCGGCTGCAGCCGGCGTTGCACTACATCGCTGTCACCGGCACGAACGGCAAGACCACGACCACGGCGCTCATCGGTCATCTGTTGCGGGCCCTGGGGCTCGATGCGGCCGACGTGGGCAACATCGGCACGCCGGTGTCGGCGCTGGCATTGCAGGACAAGCCGCCTGCCTGGGCCGCGCTCGAGATGTCGTCGTTTCAACTGCACGACACGCCGGGGCTCTATCCCGACGTGGGCGTGCTGACCACGTTGAGCCCCGATCATCTCGATCGGTACACAGACGTCGACGAGTACTACGCCGACAAGGAACGGCTCTTTCTCAATGCCGTGCCACAGTCCAGATGGGTCGTCACCGCGGACAACGACGCCGTGCGGCTCATGATGCAGGGAGTTGCCGGGACGTGTTACCGGTTTTCCACGCAGCAGGCCACGGGCGTGGACGCCTGGTACGATCGTGACACCGGCATGCTGCACGTGCTCGGCGCGCCATTCATGCCGCGCGATCGGGTGACGCTCACGGGTGATCACAATGTCGCGAACGTACTCGCCGCCGTGCTCGCGGTCATGGTGGCCGATGCCGCGCACACCACACCGCAGGCGCGTGCGCAACTGGCCGAGGCCGTGAGCACCTTCCGCGCACCGCCGCACCGGTTGGAACCGGTGGTCGATCGGAATGGGCTGTTGTGGCTCGACGATTCCAAGGCCACCAATGTGGCATCCACCCTGGTGGCGCTGGCGGGCATGACCCGTCCCACCATCGTGCTGCTGGGCGGACGTCACAAGGGAGAACCGTACACGGCGCTGGTGCCCGAACTGCAGCGTGTGGCGAAGGTGGTGCTGGCCTACGGTGAGGCCACCGGTCATATCGTGGGCGATCTGCGTGAGGCGCTCGCCAGCACCGTCCCGGTGGAAGCGATGCCCTCGGCGTCGTTCGCCGACGTGATGGCACGGGCACGGGCGTTGGCGGCGCCGGGCGATGTGGTGCTGCTGTCACCCGCCTGTTCGAGTTACGACATGTTCACCAACTACGAGGAACGCGGACGCGAGTTCGCGCGGCTCGCGGAGTCGTTGACGTGA
- the murF gene encoding UDP-N-acetylmuramoyl-tripeptide--D-alanyl-D-alanine ligase gives MTSGTTPFTMAGTAFAAVPAIAPERAHPYWTFERVAAALGTGPSMPMPLAGVSTDTRHLVRGDVFVALRGERFDAHDFLAQARDAGAAAFVVSDPLPAVGLGLPVYVVPDTLVALGQLATAWRKAWGRSVIAVAGSNGKTSTKELLRAALRGTFEVHATAGNLNNLIGVPLTLLAISSHADIAVVELGTNAPGEVATLRAIAAPDVAVLTSIGEEHLEGLGDLSGVLREECEVFHGVTLAVAPAAHPEVVTLAGDRAQAVVTAGLTDAQVMPSAWGLDDEGRPWFDVDGVHFTLPLRGAHQAANAMLAVAVARACGASLESAAAGMATMPVPNMRGVWETIGQATIINDAYNANPPSMRAALALLDGVGAGRQRVAILGTMRELGAHAAAQHEAIARAALASSADLIVGVGEFDAAFHAIAGTDGNITVNTGNARVITADDPERAWQLAQPRLARNAVILLKASRGVRLERLLPQLTTWATT, from the coding sequence ATGACATCAGGCACGACGCCGTTCACGATGGCGGGGACAGCCTTCGCGGCGGTCCCTGCGATTGCGCCGGAACGGGCGCATCCCTACTGGACCTTCGAGCGCGTGGCCGCGGCGCTGGGCACCGGTCCTTCCATGCCGATGCCTCTCGCCGGTGTCTCCACCGACACGCGGCATCTGGTCCGTGGCGATGTCTTCGTTGCGCTGCGCGGCGAGCGGTTCGACGCGCACGATTTCCTGGCGCAGGCGCGTGATGCCGGTGCCGCGGCGTTCGTGGTGAGCGATCCACTCCCGGCCGTGGGACTGGGGCTGCCGGTCTATGTCGTGCCGGATACGCTGGTTGCACTAGGCCAGCTGGCCACCGCCTGGCGCAAGGCGTGGGGACGCAGTGTCATTGCCGTGGCCGGATCGAACGGCAAGACCAGCACCAAGGAACTGCTCCGGGCCGCACTGCGTGGCACGTTCGAGGTGCACGCCACGGCGGGCAATCTCAACAATCTCATCGGCGTGCCGCTCACGTTGCTGGCCATTTCTTCACACGCGGACATCGCCGTGGTGGAGCTGGGCACCAATGCACCCGGCGAAGTGGCCACGTTGCGCGCGATCGCCGCACCGGACGTGGCGGTCCTCACCAGCATCGGCGAGGAGCATCTCGAAGGGCTGGGTGATCTGTCGGGCGTGCTGCGCGAGGAGTGCGAGGTGTTTCACGGTGTCACCCTGGCCGTGGCACCTGCGGCACACCCCGAGGTGGTCACACTCGCCGGAGACCGTGCGCAGGCCGTGGTCACGGCCGGACTGACCGATGCACAGGTCATGCCGAGTGCGTGGGGGCTCGACGACGAAGGTCGTCCGTGGTTCGATGTGGACGGTGTGCACTTCACGCTCCCGTTGCGTGGCGCGCATCAGGCGGCCAATGCGATGCTGGCCGTGGCTGTTGCGCGCGCCTGTGGCGCGTCGCTCGAAAGCGCGGCGGCCGGCATGGCCACGATGCCCGTTCCCAACATGCGCGGGGTCTGGGAGACCATCGGACAGGCCACGATCATCAACGATGCCTACAACGCGAACCCACCCTCCATGCGGGCCGCGCTGGCGTTGCTGGATGGGGTGGGTGCCGGACGTCAGCGCGTGGCCATCCTGGGCACCATGCGGGAACTTGGGGCACACGCCGCTGCGCAGCACGAAGCCATCGCCCGTGCCGCGCTCGCGTCGTCGGCCGATCTCATCGTGGGCGTGGGCGAGTTCGATGCCGCGTTCCACGCGATCGCCGGCACCGACGGAAACATCACTGTGAACACCGGGAACGCCCGGGTGATCACGGCCGACGATCCCGAACGGGCGTGGCAGCTTGCTCAACCGCGACTGGCGCGCAATGCCGTCATTCTGCTCAAGGCCTCGCGTGGCGTGCGTCTGGAGCGTCTTCTCCCCCAGCTCACCACCTGGGCCACGACCTAG
- a CDS encoding penicillin-binding transpeptidase domain-containing protein, translating to MSMMSPRMPESMPPRPGADPRLEPGLATGGMSSTAEEASPLPVSRGRAAFVHVTLVLFAAAIVARAAQIQLVERATWQRVAERQHVKDLTVAPPRGAILDATGNVLVETREQVKLVIEPHNLTTVRRKGKDGEIRTIDTRAVVRRGLRELRVSDANLRRVFNNPKARWVELPYRFLPADLDRFKGLPGVKTLPVLTRVNATPEGLRGIVGALDADGAPVGGIEMELDPFLRGEAGHNPVVLDGRGGRIGSPMLTPVEARPGHTVMLTINQSLQEIAEQALADARKRTGASGGDVVILDPRDGAILALAGVRDGRAALTSTPLAEAYEPGSVMKPFVVSRLLDARRANPDEVLNTENGTWSISGRTLSDEHKAASMSVRDIIRFSSNIGTAKLALRFNQQEEYAALRDFGFGNFTGVPYPAESRGRLSLPTEWSKMTPASVAIGYEMMATPLQIATAYAAIANDGELLQPVLVREVRDSEGRVVFQHRKRPVRQVVSPATAALMRTMLKSVVDSGTARAANLTTFDVAGKSGTARRLVPGQGYVRGRYNASFAGMFPAEDPQYVIVARLIDPEGTYFGGIVSGAMANMILQNALATRDASLDRGALARVARPMPVTPPRPLSPEAQRLAARDSARRDSLRAAPPPKAEPLAEPARVVVDLPFDPQRAPGRRVTEEGNLQLVPSVYGLDARQAARTLYAAGFQVSVVRGADVRTRPAAGTALRSGATVQLEVPRLTTGAGTEVRPAEKSAEKSVRKLAAKSTKPSR from the coding sequence ATGTCCATGATGTCCCCACGCATGCCGGAGTCGATGCCTCCGCGTCCGGGCGCCGATCCGCGACTGGAGCCCGGGCTGGCCACGGGAGGCATGTCGTCCACCGCCGAGGAGGCGAGTCCGCTGCCGGTGAGCCGCGGGCGCGCGGCGTTCGTGCATGTCACACTGGTGCTCTTCGCCGCCGCGATCGTGGCACGGGCCGCGCAGATTCAACTCGTCGAGCGGGCCACGTGGCAGCGTGTCGCCGAACGGCAGCATGTGAAAGACCTCACGGTCGCGCCACCGCGGGGCGCCATTCTCGATGCCACCGGCAACGTGCTCGTGGAAACCCGCGAGCAGGTGAAGCTCGTCATCGAGCCGCACAACCTGACGACCGTGCGTCGCAAGGGGAAGGACGGCGAGATCCGTACGATCGATACGCGGGCCGTCGTGCGGCGTGGATTGCGCGAATTGCGCGTGTCCGATGCGAACCTGCGTCGGGTCTTCAACAATCCGAAGGCGCGCTGGGTGGAGTTGCCGTACCGTTTTCTGCCGGCGGATCTCGATCGGTTCAAGGGATTGCCCGGTGTGAAGACGCTGCCGGTGCTCACGCGGGTCAATGCCACGCCCGAGGGCCTGCGCGGGATCGTCGGAGCACTGGACGCCGATGGCGCGCCGGTGGGTGGCATCGAGATGGAACTCGATCCGTTTCTGCGTGGGGAAGCGGGACACAACCCGGTGGTGCTTGACGGACGCGGGGGACGCATCGGTTCGCCCATGCTGACGCCCGTGGAAGCCCGTCCCGGTCACACCGTGATGCTGACCATCAATCAGTCGTTGCAGGAGATCGCCGAGCAGGCGCTGGCCGACGCGCGCAAACGTACGGGCGCCAGCGGAGGGGATGTCGTCATCCTCGACCCACGCGACGGGGCCATTCTGGCCCTGGCCGGTGTGCGCGACGGCCGCGCCGCGTTGACCAGCACGCCCTTGGCGGAAGCGTACGAGCCGGGATCGGTGATGAAGCCGTTCGTGGTGTCGCGATTGCTCGACGCGCGGCGTGCGAACCCCGATGAGGTGCTCAACACCGAGAACGGAACCTGGTCGATATCGGGACGCACGTTGAGCGATGAACACAAGGCCGCGAGCATGTCGGTGCGCGATATCATCCGGTTCTCGAGCAACATCGGCACCGCGAAGCTCGCGTTGCGGTTCAATCAGCAGGAAGAGTATGCGGCCCTGCGCGACTTCGGCTTCGGCAACTTCACCGGTGTGCCGTATCCCGCGGAATCACGCGGGCGTCTGTCGTTGCCCACGGAATGGAGCAAGATGACGCCGGCCTCGGTGGCCATCGGCTACGAGATGATGGCCACGCCCCTGCAGATCGCCACGGCCTATGCGGCGATCGCCAACGACGGGGAACTGTTGCAGCCGGTGCTCGTGCGGGAAGTGCGGGACAGCGAAGGCCGTGTCGTGTTCCAGCATCGCAAGCGTCCGGTGCGGCAGGTCGTGTCACCGGCCACGGCGGCGCTCATGCGCACGATGCTCAAGAGTGTGGTGGACAGCGGCACGGCGCGTGCCGCCAACCTCACCACCTTCGACGTGGCGGGCAAGTCCGGCACGGCGCGTCGTCTGGTGCCGGGGCAGGGATATGTGCGCGGTCGATACAACGCGAGCTTCGCGGGCATGTTCCCGGCGGAAGATCCGCAGTACGTGATCGTGGCGCGTCTGATCGATCCCGAAGGCACCTACTTCGGTGGCATCGTCTCGGGCGCCATGGCGAACATGATTCTGCAGAACGCACTGGCCACGCGTGACGCCTCGCTCGATCGTGGTGCGCTCGCCCGGGTGGCGCGTCCGATGCCGGTGACGCCACCACGGCCCCTCTCTCCCGAAGCCCAGCGTCTTGCGGCGCGGGATTCGGCGCGCCGGGATTCGTTGCGCGCCGCGCCGCCTCCCAAGGCCGAACCGCTGGCGGAACCGGCGCGTGTGGTGGTGGATCTGCCCTTCGATCCGCAGCGGGCACCGGGTCGGCGCGTGACGGAGGAGGGGAATCTGCAATTGGTGCCCTCGGTGTACGGGCTCGATGCGCGTCAGGCCGCACGCACACTGTACGCGGCGGGGTTCCAGGTGAGCGTCGTGCGTGGCGCCGATGTGCGCACACGTCCCGCGGCCGGCACGGCGCTCCGGAGTGGGGCCACGGTGCAACTCGAAGTGCCGCGACTGACGACCGGTGCGGGAACGGAGGTGCGGCCCGCAGAGAAGTCCGCGGAAAAATCCGTGAGGAAACTCGCAGCAAAATCCACGAAGCCCTCACGATGA
- a CDS encoding UDP-N-acetylmuramoyl-L-alanyl-D-glutamate--2,6-diaminopimelate ligase, whose product MTATTSASPSATAARMRPVPVSRLVDALREAGQLHGIVGTPPDAVFDLVDDSRRVTPGSAFLAVQGATQDGHAWLPKAREAGATLFIVENRDAALAEGVPALVVQDGRRSAAIAAAAFHDWPARSLTLVAVTGTNGKTTTVGLLRHLLDSAERPAASIGTLGVLLGSVGVEVPGGQGLTTPGPVELQRLLRLLVDRGVKTVSMETSSHALHQHRVDGVLFAAAVFTNLTRDHLDYHGTMDAYRDAKLELLALLAPDGVACFNGDDPAWRGVNGPVRRVLFGTAADADVRARDVVFGATGSRFTLTTPMGQHEVSLPLIGDFNVANALGAAAAAEALGLTVAEIAMKLSQAPQVPGRLERLHTAPTVLRDYAHTPDALERALEAVRPFTTRPDGAPSRLIVLFGCGGDRDRGKRPVMGAIAERLADVTIVTSDNPRTEDPGQILDDIEAGMTRTDHLRIVDRREAIAAALRLAAPHDVVVLAGKGHETYQIRGTTAYPFDERQIVQEIVQELVHESARDSAREPGMNAT is encoded by the coding sequence ATGACTGCGACGACATCCGCTTCCCCATCCGCCACCGCTGCCCGCATGCGGCCAGTGCCCGTGTCCCGGCTCGTCGATGCGCTGCGTGAAGCCGGTCAGCTGCACGGGATCGTCGGTACGCCACCCGACGCCGTCTTCGATCTGGTCGACGACAGCCGGCGTGTCACGCCCGGATCGGCGTTTCTGGCGGTGCAGGGGGCCACGCAGGATGGCCATGCCTGGCTGCCGAAGGCACGTGAAGCCGGCGCCACCCTGTTCATCGTGGAGAACCGCGATGCCGCGCTGGCGGAAGGTGTGCCCGCCCTGGTGGTGCAGGACGGACGGCGCAGTGCGGCGATCGCGGCGGCCGCCTTTCACGACTGGCCCGCGCGATCGCTCACCCTGGTGGCGGTGACCGGTACCAACGGCAAGACCACGACCGTGGGGCTGTTGCGGCATCTTCTCGACAGCGCGGAGCGACCGGCGGCATCGATCGGTACGCTGGGGGTGCTGCTGGGCAGCGTCGGCGTGGAAGTGCCCGGCGGACAGGGACTCACCACACCGGGGCCGGTGGAGTTGCAGCGGCTGTTGCGTCTCCTGGTGGATCGCGGCGTGAAGACCGTGTCGATGGAGACGAGTTCGCATGCGCTCCATCAGCATCGTGTGGACGGTGTGCTGTTCGCCGCGGCCGTGTTCACCAATCTCACACGCGATCATCTGGACTATCACGGCACGATGGACGCCTATCGTGACGCCAAGCTGGAGTTGCTGGCGCTGCTGGCTCCGGATGGCGTGGCCTGTTTCAACGGAGATGATCCCGCGTGGCGCGGCGTGAACGGACCGGTTCGGCGGGTCCTGTTCGGCACCGCAGCCGATGCCGATGTGCGTGCACGCGATGTGGTGTTCGGCGCGACGGGCAGCCGTTTCACACTGACGACCCCGATGGGACAGCACGAGGTGTCGCTGCCACTCATCGGCGATTTCAACGTCGCCAACGCACTGGGCGCCGCCGCCGCGGCGGAAGCGCTTGGCCTGACGGTTGCCGAGATCGCCATGAAGCTGTCACAGGCTCCGCAGGTGCCGGGCCGTCTCGAACGTCTGCACACCGCGCCCACCGTGTTGCGCGACTACGCGCACACTCCCGATGCGCTCGAGCGTGCATTGGAAGCGGTCCGCCCGTTCACGACGCGTCCCGACGGGGCACCCAGCCGTCTGATCGTGCTCTTCGGATGTGGAGGCGACCGGGATCGCGGAAAACGGCCGGTGATGGGCGCGATCGCGGAACGGCTCGCCGATGTGACCATCGTCACAAGCGACAATCCCCGCACGGAAGATCCCGGACAGATTCTCGATGACATCGAAGCCGGCATGACCCGCACCGATCATCTGCGCATCGTCGATCGGCGCGAAGCCATCGCTGCCGCGTTGCGTCTCGCCGCACCGCACGACGTGGTGGTGCTGGCCGGCAAGGGACACGAAACATATCAGATCCGCGGCACCACGGCCTATCCGTTCGACGAGCGTCAGATCGTGCAGGAAATCGTACAGGAGCTGGTCCATGAATCCGCTCGGGACTCTGCCCGCGAACCCGGGATGAACGCCACATGA
- the rsmH gene encoding 16S rRNA (cytosine(1402)-N(4))-methyltransferase RsmH encodes MAPQRVSRQHVTPVRSAPTGRVGTYHVPVLLAEIEAMLVNAQTVLDCTLGGGGHTAAFLERGMRVTGVDRDPRALAAARERLADYERSGQFRALLGNYAELSVAGLADAEKFDGILLDLGVSSHQFDDPSRGFTFREGAPLDMRMGTDADIDAAELLNTIDEIDLSALLRAYADEPRAARLAREITRRRERRPFATADDLVDAIRAVLGPRSGAPDFARIFQAVRIAVNDELSGLERALPALRDRLTPGGVLAIISYHSGEDRLVKNAFRDWSAACVCPPRQMICTCRGAPLGETLTRRPVSASEEEIEVNSRARSARLRAWRSAAGGE; translated from the coding sequence GTGGCGCCACAACGTGTTTCCCGTCAGCACGTGACCCCGGTTCGTTCCGCCCCTACGGGTCGCGTCGGTACGTACCACGTCCCCGTCCTGCTCGCCGAGATCGAGGCGATGCTGGTTAACGCTCAGACCGTGCTCGATTGCACGCTGGGTGGCGGTGGACATACGGCCGCATTTCTCGAACGCGGTATGCGGGTCACCGGTGTCGACCGGGATCCGCGCGCGCTCGCGGCCGCCCGTGAGCGTCTGGCCGACTACGAACGCTCCGGACAGTTCCGCGCACTGCTCGGCAACTACGCCGAACTGAGTGTGGCCGGTCTCGCCGACGCCGAGAAATTCGACGGCATTCTGCTCGATCTCGGTGTGTCCTCGCATCAATTCGACGATCCGTCCCGCGGCTTCACGTTCCGCGAAGGTGCGCCGCTCGACATGCGCATGGGCACCGATGCCGATATCGATGCGGCCGAACTGCTCAACACCATCGACGAGATCGATCTCTCGGCGTTGCTGCGTGCCTATGCCGACGAACCGCGTGCGGCGCGTCTGGCGCGGGAAATCACCCGCCGCCGGGAGCGTCGGCCGTTCGCCACGGCGGACGATCTTGTCGATGCCATCCGTGCCGTGCTCGGTCCGCGCAGCGGTGCGCCCGATTTTGCGCGCATCTTCCAGGCCGTGCGCATCGCGGTGAACGACGAACTCTCGGGGTTGGAGCGTGCGCTGCCGGCGTTGCGCGATCGTCTCACGCCCGGTGGGGTCCTGGCAATCATCTCCTACCATTCGGGCGAAGACCGACTGGTGAAGAATGCCTTCCGCGACTGGAGCGCGGCCTGTGTCTGCCCACCCCGGCAGATGATCTGCACGTGTCGCGGCGCCCCGCTCGGTGAGACGCTCACCCGGCGGCCGGTGAGCGCGAGTGAGGAAGAGATCGAAGTGAACTCGCGGGCTCGCAGTGCGCGGTTGCGCGCCTGGCGTTCCGCGGCTGGCGGGGAGTGA